GGTTCGTCGGAGGCgtgttttcttttcttgttcttcttggagTCGTCAACTTTGGAGGGGTTGCTCAAGTTTTTTTCGATCTTGGCTGTCAAGCTCGACAGCGACTGATCGTTCAACCGTTCTGGCTGAGAAGTTGTGCCAGCGGACTGTCGTTTGGACTTAGCCATGGCGTTGGGGTTATCGCAGCTTGAGCGCAACGAAGACTAGCAGAAACAAAGAAGAGACTATGAGTCTTGTATTCTTTTGGCGACCAGATGTATGGATTTGCGGCCTGGTTTTGTCGCGTGTTCCCCAAGTCGAAGTTTAGCTCGGCTGCAGAACAAAAGACTCCGCGCATGGAGATGGACAATAGCAGTGATGAGAAGATGGAAAAAAAAGTAGATTTCAACCGTGGAAGTGGGGTTTGTCTTCTTATCGATAAAGAAGTGCCTTGCGTGAGGTCCCTGCTGCTGGGTGCCTCGATTTCTCCTTGGGACCTACCTCTGTCTATATCTTTACCCGCAATTGGGTAAAAGCTCAATAGTAACTTCTTGCCGCGCAGAGCTTCGAAATACCTTTTGTATGATATTCTGCTCTCTGCTAGTCTTTCCCCCCTGTACTATGGGGATTTCATCACCTTAATCCTTTCGTCAATATCCCCTTCGCAGTGAGAGACGACAGTCTTGGGTTGGACTCTGTCCGAAGCTGGACATAACACAGACGAAGGTTCTCAGCCATTCGAATCTTGAGCAAACCAACTCTTTGCTTGCCGGGTCAGCAGGTACGTACAATCGTTTCTTGTGGTCAAACACTCCAAGCTGTTGGTTTAGAGTAAGCGGTTGCAGACCGCTGAGTTTACATACACTGGCTGCAGTATATAGCAGCGTTTGGTTCAAACTGTTAGTAGCCACATAGACTTTCTTGAATGCTAACAGTTGACTGTTCCAAGTCGAGCCAGTTTACAATCATTCGAATTGTTATCTCAATTGTCTGCCACTTCACATTCAGCGCTTATCGTTAAGACTCTCGTCATTTCACACGCATTCGGCGAATGAGTCGGACGGCTTCACTTGGGTTCTACCATCCACTGCCCACCTCTGCACTACCTGTTAACATGACTTCATATCGACCACGAGGGTTGGTTTCCTTGACACGGCGTTGTTATCCCGCGCTAAATCTCTACGGCTTATCGCGCGCTGGCAATATCCAAGTCAGTGCTTGCTCATCAATGTGTCAAGTTGACCTTCCTTACTGATTATCTGCCGCAAGACCATCGGTCATAGCTATCATGTAGCACGCGTAAGAAACCGGCTCTCAACCATTTGGGTCCCAACCGGAGGTATCACGCCCAGGCAAGATGAAGGTAATTGCACCGCTCTGCTAGTAGATGTCTAAGAAAAAGCGACTAATTCCTTTTCAGGCGCGCACGAAAAGCTCGTTCGAGCTGGTTTCCTCAGACAGGTAAATTGGCTGCCGAAAGCCCAGTGTCGTCACGGAACCCGCTGACTCAGCTGATCAGTCTCATTCTGGCATcttccacctcctccccctcggTCGACGCGTCCAGGACAAGCTGGAGAAAGTCATTGACCATCACATGCAGGAGCTGGGTACGTTTGTTGCTAAAGAACATGGCTACTTGTCGCCTGCTGATACTTGAGGCAGGGGCCTCCAGAGTCTCTCTATCGACCATTACGTCCAAGGATCTTTGGCAGAAGAGCGGCCGTCTAGCACAATTAGAGCCCGAGGTTAGTCAAGATCTTCAAGTTATGTCGTCATCTGTTCAACTCCCCGGTGAAGGTCTTCGGCTTTGATGATCGCAAGGGGGCAAAATACATGTTGTCGCCCACAcacgaggaggagatcacTACATTGGTGGCAAAAACCGTCAAGTCCTATAAGGAATTACCCCTTCGCCTCTATCAGATCAGTAAGTAGCCTTAGCGTCACGTTCAATCTCGTCGTGATCTTGGATCCTGATTTTAGGTGTACAGCACGCAAGTTTCGCGACGAACTACGCCCTCGACATGGACTACTCAGAACCCGCGAGTTCACCATGAAGGATCTGTACACGTTTGATGTCTCCGTTGATGCGGCTTTGAAGACATATGCCAAGGTTCAGTCAGCATACGCTGGTGTCTTCAAAGCCTTGAGGTTGCCCGTGCTAGTAGCCAGGGCCTCCTCCGGGGATATGGGGGGCGACCTCAGCCATGAGTACCATCTCCCAATCTCCGTCGGCGAAGATACCGTGGTCACATGCAACACATGTGATTATACAGTGAACGCAGAGGTTGCGGCAACACGACTCGTCACCGAGGAAGCACAGGAACTGGGAAGCGAAACGGCTACGGAGGTTTCTAACGCCCCTCCCATAAAGGTTTGGCGGGGGATCAGCAGGGATCGCACAATACTAGTGAATGCTTGGTATCCGGGACAGCTTCAGGAGGAGTCCGGACTGGCTGAAATCGGGGCCGGCGATATCAGCATTCCGGCCATCAAGTCCATCGTCCCTGACCTAGATgcaggcgtcgacgacgctgcgTCTCTGTGGCGGGATGCTCTTCCAGTGTCACTCTCTGGTAGCCAAGACACTGCCAATCGACCGCAAATCATCAATGTGGTGGACTCCAGGTTGAGGAATACCATTGGAGAAGTGCTCCAAGATGAGCACAGAGTGTGGCCCATGCTTAGCTCAAGCGCGAAAAGAGCAGACGTACAGATCACCACGATCACGAGGTGTAACAATGGCCAGCTGCTTAACCTTCTCGCCGCTCGTGCCGGCGACGGGTGCCCTGTCTGTGATTGTGGTATTCTACACGTGCAGAAGGCCCTGGAGGTGGGGCACACCTTTCACTTAGGGACAAGATACTCTGAACCCTTCGGGGCCATCGTCTCGATCCCGCAAGAGAAAGGTCGACATCGGCCATCGGAGAATATGACTCTGATGCAAA
The DNA window shown above is from Colletotrichum destructivum chromosome 2, complete sequence and carries:
- a CDS encoding Class II Aminoacyl-tRNA synthetase/Biotinyl protein ligase (BPL) and lipoyl protein ligase (LPL) — its product is MSRTASLGFYHPLPTSALPVNMTSYRPRGLVSLTRRCYPALNLYGLSRAGNIQTIGHSYHVARVRNRLSTIWVPTGGITPRQDEGAHEKLVRAGFLRQSHSGIFHLLPLGRRVQDKLEKVIDHHMQELGASRVSLSTITSKDLWQKSGRLAQLEPEVFGFDDRKGAKYMLSPTHEEEITTLVAKTVKSYKELPLRLYQITRKFRDELRPRHGLLRTREFTMKDLYTFDVSVDAALKTYAKVQSAYAGVFKALRLPVLVARASSGDMGGDLSHEYHLPISVGEDTVVTCNTCDYTVNAEVAATRLVTEEAQELGSETATEVSNAPPIKVWRGISRDRTILVNAWYPGQLQEESGLAEIGAGDISIPAIKSIVPDLDAGVDDAASLWRDALPVSLSGSQDTANRPQIINVVDSRLRNTIGEVLQDEHRVWPMLSSSAKRADVQITTITRCNNGQLLNLLAARAGDGCPVCDCGILHVQKALEVGHTFHLGTRYSEPFGAIVSIPQEKGRHRPSENMTLMQMGCHGIGVSRLIGAVVEHLADNKGLQWPRAIAPYEVAVVSAADLVEDAAEVYDEISASPSGGDVVDVVLDDRTVSLAWKLRDADLVGYPVLVVVGKIWKKDKGSCEVQCRSLGVKETVPLSNLRRRVSELLQRL